From the Hordeum vulgare subsp. vulgare chromosome 1H, MorexV3_pseudomolecules_assembly, whole genome shotgun sequence genome, the window GTTATACATTTAGATTGCGTGGcaaacaaatgaaatcagaaatctGAATACATATTGCAATATCACCATATTGTTGGAAGTTGATTTCTCTTCTACTAATTTCATTTTCTAACTGTGATGCATCCACAATAGGTGTCTCGCTGAATTTAGATTGCAACACTGGACCTTTGGGTATGATTATGATTCTTATTGTGAACTTGAAAATTAGAATTTTTTTGTTGGTCTGCAAAATCTGAACTTAGAAATATAGAATAGAAAATGGAGAACCGATCTATTACTAAGTTGAACCTTTGTCTTCTTTGTTTCAAATTAGAAAATGGAGAACCGATCTATTACTAAGTTGAACCTTTGTCTTCTTTGTTTCAAATAAATTGTGTCTTGCCTTCTGTTTTCTACTTTAATCGTTGTGGCTGGATGCTTTTGATAGGCTTCATGCCTTACAAAATTAAAAAATCTCCTTTGACTCCAAACATAATTATTCATATTAATCTTTTGTCCTGTTTCTTTCTGTTCAACTAAATTTACATAAAAACAACACAGTAGAGAAAACTCAGCAATTACCTTCGCAAGGAAGTGTCCAATGCACAAGACATAATCAACTGGAGTGGTTATGATTTTCTTGCGATCTAAGTCCTGTAGAATTTTATTAATGGCATTACCCTGGACACAAAAAATGGATCAGTGTATACAACATAGCCAACAAGCAATATGTTCGATCTTCTATATGCAAAAAGAAAGTATCAAGTTTAGAAAACGCAGCTAATAACCATTATCTTCCATCCTTGTACCTTCTTTTTCTTGCATAACAAATAACCACTAAATCATGCGTGTTTCGATTAAAGAACAAGAAGGGAACTGACCTTGGTGACTCCCACAGGGCGCACTTCAATTGACCGGCTGCCTTGAATAACCTCAGCCCTTTGGTTTGACAATGAATATGCCCCGAGGTGCTGTAGCATATCCTTCGCCTGATTTGTTCCAAACTGATCCTCTGTGGAACATTTGTATGAAAATTAGGAACATGGACGTTTTGGTTTGTGCTGATACAGGAATCATGAATGTAAATTAAACACTGACCCGCATATTTATAGTTCCACACAAATGATCTGTCACGCGGTTCACGGTAAGACTTTGGGGTTCTTCTAGTGAAGTATTCAAAAACTTTCTGGAAAAGAATAGCATGCGTCAGAAGAGTAACCACAAAACTGCAACAACAGAACACAGTTCACCAAGTAGATGCACCTTTACACTGCCATGGTGGGTAATTTCCAGAGGCCCAGATCCGGTGGTCCAGTCTTCACCAGTTTGTCGTAGAAACACCCCATTCTCTGCTGATAGCCACATTTTAAATTCTCCGAAATTCTACATGCAGGAAATGCGTTTGTCATTTTCAACCAGAGATTTGACGATACAAAATGTAAGAGGCAAATGAGAATCATTAAGAGGTTACCTCATCGAGAACACTTTTGCCATGACCACTGACAACAATAACAGTTGTATCCTCACTGTCACAAAGGGTTTTCAGGGATCCCTTCAACCCAGGGTTCAACTTGAGTGTCGTGTTCCCATTTTGGTCAGTAGCCCTTCTCTCAAAAGATTGGACCTGTTCAGTCAATGTCGCATTAAAGCCCTGTATAGAAACACGATTGTTAGTGGCGCTATGTAAACAATGTTATAACAAAGTGCACCAAAAGTTATTGAGGAtagaacaaacataaatcataaTCTGAGGAAATCATCACAAGATGGCTCAAGGCATGGAAGATCAATACATCTTCCTTCATTCACAAGCAAAAAATCACTACACATTTTGTACAGTTCTGTTTCCTGAGGGAAACGCCATTGTGATTACGTGCATCTAATTTGACATATTATAAGTTTTCTTATTGAAAGGAAAGCAAATGAGGGTGCCCAGCTGAACCAGCATATAAAACTCATAAGACTAATAGGCAGTGAGTCACCCGCTATTATTTTGAATAATTTCTAGACATGAGGCTTAAGCTTAACTTTCAACCAAAAAATGTACCAGTTGGCTCGCCATGTCTTGGTTTTCTTCGAATACTCGATAGCAACCCCAAGTTACACGCACACATACGCGTATACATGCACGCACACATGTGTGTACTCTAAATAAATAAGGCACTATGTAAGCCTTTGATTATTGCTGAAAGAAGATGATGAGTGCAACATACACGACAACATTAAACAGTGTGTATTCAGAGGTTCCTTTAAAAAAATGTCAGTATTAAAAAAATTTCCAAACAAATAATGAAACGACCAAGTAAATTTATAATGGGAAAATAAAGAGAAATGCTGCAATATTTACCAATATGAGCAAACGACTTTTGGATTGCACGTATTGTTTAGCTGCTTCTTTAATAGGGAGTCCAACACTTTTTCCTGTTCCTAGCGGAGCTTTAATAGTTGCAGCATTGAGCGCCCTGCAGGAAAAGAAATACTATAACTGTAAAAATCTCAAGGGTAGTAAGAATAATATGGGTATGGCAAAAAATATATCCAATCAACTGATGAATACTAGTCTTCCAAACTCCACACCAGATTGTAAAGCATGCGCTTCTTACCAGACATAGTTTTCTGCCCAGTCTTGTGCAGTGTGAGCTGACACAATTTCATAATTATGCCTGTGACGTTTCTCCCTTTCATCAGGTAACATATCCAAAGCACGTTTCATCGCGCGTGCTACTTCTGCAGTATTCCATGGGTTTACTATAATAGCCCCAGCTCCAAGAGATTGCGCTGCCCCTGCACACTGAAAATAGGAATAACAGCAATTCATGTAACACTGACCCCATATTTCAAGAAAAAGAGAAATATGCAACATACAAATGTATAGTGACCACATCAGCACCAGGAGATACGTACAAGTATCGTTCAGGTCAGCTTACCTCACTCAGTATCAGAACACCTTTATTTGCTTCTTGACAGGCAACATATTCATAGCTTACAAGATTCATTCCATCTCTCAGTGATGTTATCAGAGCCACATCTGAGCAACACAGAATATATTCACAATTACAATAGTTCTAGAACATAATGATATGAGTGATAAACGCAAAGGACATATTTACAAGAAATAGTACCAGTGATTGCATAAAGAGCACACAGTGTCTCAAATTTAATGGTTGTATCCTGTAAGATAAACAACGTCAGGAAAAAGTTCACTTACATTTCTGTCGTAAATTGTAATAACACAAAATGCCCAAAATTAACATCTTTACTGTAGTTATGACGATTAAGATTTATTTCAATACAAACATTTACTGGGTACTAGTCCATTACAAAAGGAATGTAAATGCTGGTTCTTAATAAATCAGATATAAAATCTGTGTGCATAGGGGAAGGGAACGAACCAGATGCATAATAGGGAGGGTTTCAAATGTTCCAAATTTTCCGTTTACACGTCCAACCATCTCATGCACTTGACTTTTCAGCTCTTGATCTGCTCATATGAGTAAATAAAACATTaacaaacatggaaaaaaaatcatgctAAGTGCAGCTAGTCCTGTGGTCTAGAAAGAGAAGCATTGTCACTAGAATATTTCCAAATATTTGGTCACATTTTTGATAAACTGCTGGATACCATGAGTGTTTTCAGCAGAAACCATTTCTTGAATACCCTAGTGGTTAGTACATGATATCAAAAGTTAAATCTTATGACTAAAAACTGCCTATAATGAACATCGTATGCCTAAATGTTAAATCATCTTTATTTCTTGGTAAAATACCAAAATGATCTAATTCTGCTAATCAATAGTCAGTCAGTGCAAACACTCCGCTTGTGGGCGCAAAATTAAAAATTATCCAACTatttatgtgatattagagtattGGTCTaaaaataagagaacaaaaaaTATTTCTATGGGTTGAAAATATATAATTATTatgcatgtgatcttgttatcTTCAGATTTGAGACCGTTAAATCTTAATCAAGCATTTTTATCTTGGCACTACAAAGTAGTACACTATTTCTAAAAGCATAATATCACACTGCACTGGTAataattataaacttattcaagtAAGTAAATATTCAGCATCTCAATCTCATAAGTTACTTGTGTAGGGGGTCCTCCACAATTATAAACAACCCAAGAAATGGACCTTACATTCAGGTACGTCACTTCTAGTTGGCACAGCGATTTGCACAAGAACCACTTTGGATGCCCTACCCTTGTTCTCCTCAAGAAATTTCTCAAAGGCCAATAATTTTTGCAGAAGTCCTTTAATCATGTCTAACCGGTCAACACCAAGCATTACCTTTCACATTAGCAAACAACAACGAATGGAAATAACGTAAATTGTTGATAATCAAGATGTATATATGATTGCCAAACAAAATTAAAGAGCTAACTATTGAGGTGATACAAACATCTGGTGGTATGACATTTTGTTTTAGCACATAAATACATGTCAACAAGTATTATCCATAAATTGTGTTACACAAAGCCTCAAAAACAACTTAGAACTATAGGAAGTATGTTCATACCTTTCGACCAGCAAAAGTGGATTTCAATTCGGCTATTTTATCTTTGACTGTGACACGATCCAAAGATTCTTTAAAATGCTGAGCGTCTATCCCGATTGGAAACTAGACATTTTAAAATAGAGTATTAAACAGAATCAATTCTTGCATGTATAAACAAATAATTTCAAATCTTCTGAATGGTGATAAGATTCAGATATCATGATGAACAAGTCAGTATGTACAACAAGatagtgatgttgtattaacaaCATTGGAAATCATCTTGAAAGTTtcagagaagataaaataacaaaaaaaaattgaagtTTCCATACGTACAGCATCCACTTTGACAATTCTTCCTTTAAACTCAATGCCTCCAAGGCAACCCTCAAGACCCAGCAGGCTGGTGCAAGCACTCACAAAGTGCCTTGCATACCCGTACGTATGAAACCTGAAAAAGGAAGCATGAGTACACATGAAAGGAACCCTGCGCTATAGAAAGTTGATACTTCCTATAAATTACAACTGGGATTAAACGACAAGGTTCAAATAAGTACTAGGCATTAATTGTGGGTTTTGCCACTGCCTAGCGCCTAGCTTGCCTAGGAGTTACCAGGCGTTCCATACAGACACTTTAAGAATAGCTGCTGGCAGCACTGGGAGAGGTTGGAGGACAGAGAAGAGAGACAATATAGCTACAGGGGAAAATAACTTTGTGAGGACCAATGCACACCTAATGATAGTAAACAACTGGTCAACTGTTACATTAAGACATGCAATTTGATTGGGTTATGTGCAAACCCTGGTGCTCTCCCTGGTGGAGAGACATGCAGAATTGCCCCTAAGGACTACATGGTATCCTATTCCTAGCCCACCCTAACCCATCGCAATTAATGTTCCCAACCGTCATGTTGCCACCATCTCCCTTCCTGCATCACCCTAGGAGCAAACAATGACAACCTCATCCTTGAAGGCAGGAGTAGGGACTGCAGTTCCTCGTGGCTGAACTTATGTGGAAGCTGAGCTGCTTGGAAGTAACAGGTGGCTCTCCAGAACCTAAACAGCACAGGTCATGTTCCCTTTGCTCACTTGGGTTGCTGTGTACTTGGGATGCACCCTTGCTATCCTTTAAACCCAAATCGCTATGATCCAAATAATGTCTCTTTCCTAGCTAATGTCTGGATTTCAGTAGCAAAAAATTCTAGGAAGTGGAGGGGAAAAGATGGCTCACCCCACTAAGTCAGCTTCAAGCACAGCCTTCAACAGCGCTTCACGGTTCGGCAATGCCTGGTAAACCTCAGAGGAGGGAAACGGAGTGTGCAGGAACCAGCCCACCTTCATGTTTCTGTTGGACTGCTTCAATAACTGGGGAAGTAACATCAAATGGTAGTCATGGCACCATATAACATCTCCTTCCTTCCAGATTTCGCTCACAGTATCCGCAAACATCTGGTTTGCCTC encodes:
- the LOC123407826 gene encoding alpha,alpha-trehalose-phosphate synthase [UDP-forming] 1-like codes for the protein MLHSPPPLEAAGSPLAHNRCLLRDLGGHGAVPADPSTLHGADAATTRFLLERILRESGVARRLVTSSPSRGTSFADAADAESGEPEDAAGSSPGLVPVDRTSAASGSETSPATADPSPLYGADAATTRFLLERILRESRVARRLVTSSPSRGTSFADAADADSGEPEDAAGSSPGLVPVDRTSAASGSETSPATADPCPLYGADAATTRFLLERILRESGVARRLVASSSPPGSSSVDAADTESGELEDPTESTPGLVPVSGTPDRADHTAAASRSVSSPATELHAPLESTARVPASRLSTLLGPNGRIVIVTNRLPVTANLLEDGRWHLVSSSGGLASALRGVKDVELLFVGWPGISVPEADRSSITEKLLTERCVPVFLNEEMMDEYYSGYCNNILWPLFHYLGLPQGYKFNKAKDFESQLKSYTEANQMFADTVSEIWKEGDVIWCHDYHLMLLPQLLKQSNRNMKVGWFLHTPFPSSEVYQALPNREALLKAVLEADLVGFHTYGYARHFVSACTSLLGLEGCLGGIEFKGRIVKVDAFPIGIDAQHFKESLDRVTVKDKIAELKSTFAGRKVMLGVDRLDMIKGLLQKLLAFEKFLEENKGRASKVVLVQIAVPTRSDVPEYQELKSQVHEMVGRVNGKFGTFETLPIMHLDTTIKFETLCALYAITDVALITSLRDGMNLVSYEYVACQEANKGVLILSECAGAAQSLGAGAIIVNPWNTAEVARAMKRALDMLPDEREKRHRHNYEIVSAHTAQDWAENYVWALNAATIKAPLGTGKSVGLPIKEAAKQYVQSKSRLLILGFNATLTEQVQSFERRATDQNGNTTLKLNPGLKGSLKTLCDSEDTTVIVVSGHGKSVLDENFGEFKMWLSAENGVFLRQTGEDWTTGSGPLEITHHGSVKKVFEYFTRRTPKSYREPRDRSFVWNYKYAEDQFGTNQAKDMLQHLGAYSLSNQRAEVIQGSRSIEVRPVGVTKGNAINKILQDLDRKKIITTPVDYVLCIGHFLAKDEDIYTLFDHIVQTESGGKTEGWQEDCMSIEFDLKPEKYFPCTVGRERSLAQYKVEGTSDVACLLHELASADTVDHDMIREL